The segment TAAAACGCCTCGGTGGCGACATCAGTGAACTAACCAAGGCCAAGGAAGAGATTGAGAATGAATTGAAAAGAACACGCAGGGCAAACGGACAGGTAATAAAAGAACTTAAAGATAAGGTTGAAGGCTATGAACTCCTGCTGAAAAATAAAGATGAGGAGATTGAACGCCTTAAAAACGTAAACAAGCAATTGCTCACTGAAAACACTACCTTAAAAGTTCAAAAAAATATACTGGGCGATTCTATTAACCGCCTTACACAAACCAAAGAAGAACTGGCCGGCAAAGTAAACCTGGCTTCTCAGCTTAAGGCAGAGAACATCCGAATTGTAGCCGTAAATGACAGGGGCAAAGAACGGGAATCACCTTTCCGGAACCGTCAGGTAGGGAATATTAAAATTGAATTTAACCTGGCCGAAAATAACGTGGCCCCTATTGAAGGCAAGAAAATCATGATTCGTATTGTTGACCAAAATGGGCAGGTACTATTTGATGTGGCCCGCGGTTCGGGCACTTTCATCTACAATAACAAGGAAGAGTTTTACACAGCCGCCCAGGAAATATTGTTTGACAATACACGCCAGAAACTCACCTACCTCTATGACAAGGGTTCAGATTATGCACCGGGCACCTATACGCTTGAAGTGTATTGCGATGATTATAAAATGGGGAGCGGGCAGTTTTCAGTAAAATAAAAAACAGGTATTAATCCTTAACGCGGTTAACAGCCAACATGCCCAGCATCCAATTCGGAAGGGGTTTTTCCATGGGCCTGTTTTTGATATCCAGAAACCAGCCTAACTTTTCAACAATGGGTATCTTATGTGTTTCAACAAACTCAATTAATGTACCGTCACGGTCCTCAATGTATGAAAAGTGTCCTGCAGCCTTACCCATATCGAATGAGTTGCTGCTATCAACCGTAAATGAATTGCCAACTTCGGTACAACGCTTCCCCAGGTTTTTCATGCCCCGTATATCAAAGCACACATGGATAAAGCCCAAGTCGCCCCAGTTGCGGCTTTCATAAATTTTACTGGGCTTCCGGTCTTTCACTTCTACCAATTCAATCTCGGTTGAACCCAGGAGGTTTCCGAATGCTCCCTTACATGGTGCATGGGCTTTGAGTAATACCCTCCGGAATGACGATTGGCCACCAGCCACACCTTTTAAATCGGCAAAGTTCCCGGTAACATCGTACGCAACGGAGTTGTGGCCTAAAATATTTTTATACAGCCCAACCGACTGATTAATGTCCGACACCCCAATGGTTACGCCAGACACACCTCCATTCGGAAACGACTTCCGTTTAAACCAACTGTCACTCTCGATGATTTCAAAAATATTGTTGTAAGGATCGGCAACATAAAAATGCATACGGCCATCCGGGCATTGTGCTGGCCCTGTAAGTACGTTTGCGTTCTTGCTTTTTAAAAAATCATAAGCCTTTACAACATTACTGGATTTAAGTTTTACGGCATAAACACCGGTATCGCCCAGTTGTGGAATAAAAGAAGCCGCCTGGGGCTCTTTTGATGTATACTGCCATATCTCGAAACCTCCCCCGCCCTGCAGGTTCATAGCCAATATGGCATAACGGCTCTCGGCAATGCCTGAGGTATAACGTGTCATCAGTGATGCTTGTGCCGAATCTTTGAAAATAGGCACGTCAAACCCAAAATGTTTACGGTACCAGGCCCATGCCTCCTCAGCATCTTTAACACCAATTCCAACCTGTTGAATTCCACTAACAATATAATCCATGAGGCAAGATAAAAATTTTTTTAAATCAGCTCGTGTTTGTTTTTTTTCAATATTGGCTTCTCTGCAGAAGCCAGCGATTTTACTAATCCGTGCGCAAAACTATTTCGTAGTTCTTAATGCTGTTATCCATAACCGCACGCTGCAATTTACCTTCCTTAAAAAAATACTTGTTGCGCTCACCACGCACATTTACTTCGTAATACGATTTTTTTACAAAGGCCACAGGTGCCATCAAACCATTACCATCGGCCAAAACGGAGCTGACATGAGTGGGTTCATCAAAGAAAAAACGCATTACATTAAAGTTGATAGGCGATCCTATAACACCATCATGCTTATACTTATACATATCAACCTTTACAACATATTGCCTGTTATCCCAGATCACCGAAGAACTGAAATCGCCCCGATTGGAGCGGGTTTTTACGGTGGAAGACAGCAGCTTGTTACGGTGGTAAACTGCTGTTTGGACATGATGTACATTGACCTTCATAAATAACCAAAAGCTCACCTTGCTTTCAATGTAGTAATGAGTTAGGGTGTCAATGGTCTTTCGGGTTGCCGTCAGTTCCCCTATTTTAAGTCCCGCCAGTTCTATTGAAAAATGTTTTACCTCGGTATTCGCATATACCCATACAGCCGAAAACAAGCATGCCGAAAAAAATAGCGTCCTTAACACCATGGTTGATCACCGTTTTAGCTCAAAATGGCCCAAAAACAGAGTATTTTAAGACAAAAGAACTTTAAAACCCGATTTTTTCATTTCGGGGCCATTTTCTATCTTTGCACCCTCATTTTAAACACAACTAAACAATTATGAACAATTACGAGACAGTATTCATTTTGAATCCCGTTTTGTCTGAAGAACAGATGAAGGATACTGTCGAAAAGTTCGTGAACGTGTTAAAGAAAGGCAATGCCCAGATTTTAAACATCGAGCATTGGGGTCTTCGCAAACTGGCATATCCCATCCAGAAAAAGTCGACCGGCTTCTATAACCTCATCGAATTTTCGGCATCTCCCGAACTGATCAACACGCTCGAAACGGAGTACAGACGCGATGAATCGGTGATGCGCTTTTTGACCATCACCCTTGACAAAAATGCCCTTACGTACAACGAAAGAAGACGCAAAGGAGAATTCAACAAAAACAACCGTAAACCGGTACGTAAAACTGAGGAGGAGCTTGCCAAATGACATTACAGAACGAACCTATCAAGCGGGTTGAATTAAAACCCAAGTACTGCCGCTTTAAGAAAAACGGCATCAAGTACATCGACTATAAAGATCCTGACTTCCTGTTGAAGTTTATTAACGAGCAGGGTAAAATTTTACCCCGCAGGCTTACCGGTACCAGCTGGAAATTCCAGAAGAAAGTTTCGCAAGCTGTAAAGCGCGCACGCCACATGGCTATTCTTCCGTACACCGGTGATTCTTTAAAGTAATTGTCGAACTGATAAACTGATCCGA is part of the Cyclobacteriaceae bacterium genome and harbors:
- a CDS encoding chromosome segregation protein SMC; translation: MAEPVKNEQPEASKKSNQKYAIIIAILSVIIVVQFVSSYFNKQERDQLRVEKSSTEEQLATTMQRLDEISTELDQRIAEIKRLGGDISELTKAKEEIENELKRTRRANGQVIKELKDKVEGYELLLKNKDEEIERLKNVNKQLLTENTTLKVQKNILGDSINRLTQTKEELAGKVNLASQLKAENIRIVAVNDRGKERESPFRNRQVGNIKIEFNLAENNVAPIEGKKIMIRIVDQNGQVLFDVARGSGTFIYNNKEEFYTAAQEILFDNTRQKLTYLYDKGSDYAPGTYTLEVYCDDYKMGSGQFSVK
- a CDS encoding VOC family protein; its protein translation is MDYIVSGIQQVGIGVKDAEEAWAWYRKHFGFDVPIFKDSAQASLMTRYTSGIAESRYAILAMNLQGGGGFEIWQYTSKEPQAASFIPQLGDTGVYAVKLKSSNVVKAYDFLKSKNANVLTGPAQCPDGRMHFYVADPYNNIFEIIESDSWFKRKSFPNGGVSGVTIGVSDINQSVGLYKNILGHNSVAYDVTGNFADLKGVAGGQSSFRRVLLKAHAPCKGAFGNLLGSTEIELVEVKDRKPSKIYESRNWGDLGFIHVCFDIRGMKNLGKRCTEVGNSFTVDSSNSFDMGKAAGHFSYIEDRDGTLIEFVETHKIPIVEKLGWFLDIKNRPMEKPLPNWMLGMLAVNRVKD
- a CDS encoding 30S ribosomal protein S6; translated protein: MNNYETVFILNPVLSEEQMKDTVEKFVNVLKKGNAQILNIEHWGLRKLAYPIQKKSTGFYNLIEFSASPELINTLETEYRRDESVMRFLTITLDKNALTYNERRRKGEFNKNNRKPVRKTEEELAK
- the rpsR gene encoding 30S ribosomal protein S18 — its product is MTLQNEPIKRVELKPKYCRFKKNGIKYIDYKDPDFLLKFINEQGKILPRRLTGTSWKFQKKVSQAVKRARHMAILPYTGDSLK